In one window of Legionella fallonii LLAP-10 DNA:
- the motB gene encoding flagellar motor protein MotB yields MSEINDISDPMGDDLDEKKKKDKKESTTPIIKKIKKGGHAHHGGSWKIAYADFVTAMMAFFLLMWLIASLNKAQKAGIANYFKQPLKVAVFGGESMGDRQINIKGGGPNIQDTDGQVNASNKPFNDQKVSEHTEAGEANKQETKKLEELRSQINISMESDPSLAGLKNQLIMDVTSEGLRIQLIDNQKKPMFDVGSDKINPEILPILANIAKLLNSVPNKITIQGHTDANPYHNPDELEYTNWELSAQRANAARRALVKSGMNENKVMTVSGFSSTVLLDKNNPYNPENRRISIIVMKKGAEDKIITNK; encoded by the coding sequence TCCACCACCCCCATCATCAAGAAAATAAAAAAAGGAGGCCATGCACATCATGGCGGCTCTTGGAAAATTGCTTATGCCGACTTTGTTACCGCAATGATGGCATTTTTCTTACTAATGTGGTTAATAGCCTCCTTAAATAAAGCGCAAAAAGCGGGGATTGCCAATTATTTCAAACAGCCGTTGAAAGTTGCTGTCTTTGGCGGAGAAAGCATGGGAGATAGACAGATTAATATAAAAGGCGGAGGCCCTAATATACAAGATACTGATGGACAAGTTAATGCCAGTAATAAGCCCTTCAACGATCAAAAAGTATCGGAACATACAGAAGCTGGAGAAGCCAATAAACAAGAAACTAAAAAACTTGAAGAATTGAGGTCACAAATTAATATCAGTATGGAGAGTGATCCTTCTCTTGCTGGATTAAAAAATCAGCTCATTATGGATGTAACCTCCGAAGGATTGCGCATTCAATTAATAGACAACCAGAAAAAACCCATGTTTGATGTCGGCTCAGACAAAATCAATCCAGAAATCCTCCCCATATTGGCTAATATTGCTAAGTTACTTAATTCCGTGCCAAATAAAATAACCATTCAAGGACATACGGACGCTAACCCTTACCACAATCCCGATGAATTAGAATATACCAACTGGGAATTATCTGCTCAAAGAGCAAACGCCGCACGCCGCGCATTAGTCAAATCGGGTATGAATGAAAATAAGGTAATGACAGTTTCTGGATTTTCTTCAACCGTTTTATTAGATAAAAATAACCCCTATAATCCGGAAAATCGCCGTATCAGCATCATTGTGATGAAAAAAGGGGCTGAAGATAAGATTATTACTAATAAGTAA
- a CDS encoding serine/threonine transporter yields MSVNESATILTARTGQNSSTWRKQDTVWMLGLYGTAIGAGTLFLPIDAGLNGIWPLLIMALLAFPMTYYSHRALCRFVLSGSKEHNDITDVVEEHFGSVAGKMLTALYFFAIYPILLMYSVAITNTTESFLVNQMGLHAPPRALLAILLILALMAIVRFGQEMIVKFMSVLVYPFASILLILSLYLIPNWNNAILQQSNSLQANGGHGLLMTLWLLIPVMVFSFNHSPIISSFAVSQKKQYGNLADEKSATIMKYSHALMVFSVMFFVFSCVFSLSPQDLLQAKKQNISILSYLANHFNTPVIAYIAPVIAFIAIAKSFLGHYLGAKEGLSGIIIKSLKHSSGKTINQNTLQRIIEVFMILTCWAVATINPNILKMIETLGGPVIAVLLFIMPMYAIAKVPAMKKYNNQLSNVFITVMGIISISAIIYSLI; encoded by the coding sequence ATGTCTGTAAATGAATCTGCGACGATATTAACTGCTAGGACAGGGCAAAATAGTTCGACTTGGAGAAAGCAAGATACCGTTTGGATGTTAGGTCTTTATGGTACAGCAATAGGTGCAGGAACTCTGTTTCTTCCTATAGATGCAGGTCTTAATGGTATTTGGCCATTGCTAATCATGGCATTACTTGCTTTTCCAATGACCTATTATTCTCATCGTGCTTTATGTCGATTTGTCTTATCCGGCTCAAAAGAACATAATGACATTACCGACGTTGTCGAAGAACACTTTGGTTCTGTCGCGGGTAAGATGCTCACTGCTTTATATTTTTTCGCTATTTACCCTATCTTACTAATGTACAGTGTGGCTATAACCAACACTACAGAGAGTTTTCTTGTTAACCAAATGGGATTACATGCCCCACCAAGAGCTCTTCTAGCCATTCTCTTAATTTTAGCGCTGATGGCCATTGTGCGTTTTGGCCAGGAAATGATTGTAAAATTCATGTCAGTTCTGGTCTATCCTTTTGCCAGTATCTTATTGATTCTGTCTCTTTATTTAATTCCTAACTGGAATAATGCAATTTTACAACAAAGCAACTCACTGCAAGCTAATGGAGGGCATGGATTGCTCATGACTCTGTGGTTACTGATTCCGGTGATGGTATTCTCTTTTAACCACTCCCCGATCATCTCCTCTTTTGCCGTGAGTCAAAAGAAGCAATACGGTAATCTAGCTGACGAAAAAAGTGCAACCATTATGAAGTATAGCCATGCACTGATGGTATTTTCAGTGATGTTCTTCGTATTTAGCTGTGTTTTCAGCCTTTCACCGCAAGATCTATTACAAGCTAAAAAACAAAATATTTCTATTTTGTCTTATCTTGCTAATCATTTTAACACCCCAGTTATTGCCTATATTGCACCCGTAATTGCTTTTATTGCCATAGCCAAATCGTTCTTAGGCCACTATTTGGGCGCTAAAGAAGGTCTCAGTGGCATCATCATCAAATCGTTAAAACACTCCTCAGGAAAAACGATTAATCAAAATACTCTACAGAGAATTATTGAAGTATTTATGATTTTAACGTGCTGGGCCGTTGCAACCATCAATCCCAATATCTTAAAAATGATAGAAACTTTAGGCGGTCCTGTAATCGCAGTGTTGTTATTCATCATGCCTATGTATGCAATTGCCAAAGTCCCTGCGATGAAAAAATACAACAATCAACTCAGTAATGTATTTATTACTGTAATGGGTATCATTTCTATTTCGGCAATCATATACAGTCTAATTTAA